The window CCAAAGCCAAGGAGAGATAAAGTGAAATCCGACCTACCTCCCGTTCTCGTAAGCGCCTGCCTGGCCGGCTGCCAATGTAGATATGACGGCGGAGCCAACCCCGTACCGGCAATCAGAGACCTGGTGGTCCGGGGGAAGGCCATCCCCGTGTGCCCGGAAAGGCTGGGAGGGCTCCCCGTTCCCCGCCCGCCGGCAGAAATTCAGGGGGGAGACGGTCGGGATGTGCTGCAAGGCCAGGCACGGGTGGTGAACAACGAAGGCGTGGATGTAACACCCGCCTTCATCGCAGGCGCCCGTGCAACCCTCGAGGTGGCCCGCCGTCACGGAACCCTAATAGCCATCCTTAAGGAAAGAAGCCCTTCCTGCGGAAGCACCGCCATCTATGACGGCAGCTTTAGGGGTCAAACCCGGCCCGGCCAAGGCGTCACGGCAGCCCTTCTGCACTCCCAGGGGATAAAGCTGTTCAATGAAGAAACCTGGAAAAAGCAAGCCCCCTGCCTTTAAAGAAAGGAGGGGGCCGCCACCCGAGGCCGGGGACCGGTTTCCCAGCCCTTGCTATTCGGTACTATATGAAGCCTCCTTGTCCTTCTTCTCCTTGATTACCGCCTGGGCCGCGGCCAAGCGCGCCACGGGCACCCGGAAGGGGGAGCAGCTCACGTAGTTCAAGCCGATGAGGTGGCAAAACTCCACGGAGCTGGCCTCTCCACCGTGCTCACCGCAAATGCCCACCTCCAGTTCAGGCCGTGTCTTGCGCCCCAGCTCTACGGCCATGCGCATAAACTTACCCACTCCCTGCCTGTCCAGGACCATAAAGGGATTCTCCTTCAAGATCTTCTCTTCCAGGTACTGGGGCAGGAATTTGGCCTCGGCATCATCCCGGCTGAAGCCAAAGGTGGTCTGGGTGAGATCGTTGGTGCCGAAGGAGAAGAACTCGGCTTCTTCCGCAATCTCATCGGCCGTAGCGCAAGCCCTGGGTAGCTCGATCATGGTGCCCACCTTATAATCGAAGTCCACCCCGGTTTCCTTCTTGACCTCGTCGGCTACTTCGTTGACGAGCTGGCGCAGGCGCCGCAGCTCATTGACGTGGATGACCAGGGGGATCTCCACTTCCGGCAACACGTTAATGCCCTCTTTCTTAAGCTGGGCGACCGCCCGGAAGATGGCCCGGGCCTGCATGGCATACACCTCGGGATAAGTCACGCCCAGCCGGCAGCCCCGGTGGCCTAGCATGGGGTTGAACTCTTCCCTAGCCCGGACTTCCCTTAAGAGATCCCGTTTAGCTTCCAATTCCTCCGGATTTTGGCCGGTAGCTTCCAGCCTCGTGATTTCCACCAGCAACTCTTCGGCGCTGGGCAGGAACTCATGGAGAGGCGGATCCAAGAGGCGAATGGTCACCGGGAGCCCCTCCATCACCTTGAGGATCTCATAAAAGTCGCCCTGCTGCATGGGCAAAAGCTTGGCCAGGGCAGCCTCCCGTTCTTCCTTATTCTTAGCCAGGATCATTTGCTGCACTACCGGCAACCGGTCCGCACCCATAAACATATGCTCCGTACGGGCGAGGCCTATACCCTCGGCCCCGAATTCCCTGGCCCGCCGAGCATCTTCAGGAGTGTCGGCGTTGGCGCGGACCTTGAGGCGCCGGACCCCATCGGCCCACTGGAGCAGCGTCTGGAACTCGCCGCTCAATTGGGGTTCTACCAGGGGAACTTCGCCCAGCATGACGTTGCCCGTGGCACCGTCAATGGAAATAACATCCCCCTCTTTCACTTCCAGGCTGCCCACGAAGAATCTCTTACCGCCCACGTCGATCTTGAGGTCTCCACAACCTACAACCGCCGGCTTGCCCATGCCCCGGGCCACGACGGCCGCATGGCTGGTCATGCCCCCTCGCGCCGTCAATACGCCCTGGGCCTGGACTATGCCGTGAATATCATCCGGCGTAGTCTCGTTCCGCACCAGGATAACCTTTTCCCCGTCCAAACCCTTGCGTTCCGCTTCATCGGCATCGAAAACCACTTTCCCCGAAGCCGCGCCGGGAGAAGCCGGCAGCCCCTTGGCAATTACCTGGACCTTAGCCTCGGGGTCTACGCGCCGGTGGAGCAGCTGAACCACCTGATCGGGGTCCACCCTTAAGATGGCTTCTTCCTGGCTGATGAGACCTTCCTCCACCATGTCTACGGCTATCTTGACGGCCGCCGCCGCCGTACGCTTGCCTACACGGGTCTGGAGGATATAGAGCTTGCCCCTCTCGATGGTGAACTCGATATCCTGCATGTCGCGGTAATGCTTCTCCAGGAGGGCGCAAATCTCTTCAAACTGCCGGTAGGTATCGGGCATTTCCTTCTTAAGTTCTGCAATCGGCTTGGGGGTGCGGATGCCCGCCACCACATCCTCGCCCTGGGCGTTGATGAGGTATTCTCCGTAGATGCCCTTTTCTCCCGTGGCGGGGTTACGGGTAAAGGCCACCCCTGTACCGCTGGTGGGGCCCATGTTGCCGAAGACCATGGTCTGGATGTTGACGGCCGTCCCCAGATCATCAGGTATTTTATTGATCTTACGATATACGATGGCCCGCGGGTTGTCCCAGGAATCGAAGACGGCCCTCACCGCCATTCTCAACTGTTCCTGGGGATCCTGGGGGAAGTCCCGGCCTACCTCTTTTCTTACCAGGTCCTTGTACTCGGCGATGACTTCCTGCAAGGCCGCCGGCGTCAGCTCATTATCGAATTTGACCCCCAGGCGTTCCTTGTGCTTCTCCAAGATGGCCTCGAACTTATCATGGTCGATGCCCAGGACCACGTCTCCAAACATCTGGATAAACCGCCTGTAGCAGTCCAGGGCAAAACGCTCGTCATTGGTGTTGGCCGCCAGGCCCTTAACCGATTCATCGTTGAGCCCCAGGTTGAGGATGGTGTCCATCATACCCGGCATGGAAACCGGAGCGCCGGAACGGACGGAAACCAACAGGGGGTCCTTGGGATCTCCCAGCTTCTTAGCGTTGAGGGCTTCCAGATCTTTGAGCCTGGCCTTTAACTCTTCTTCCAGGCCCTCCGGGAACTGCCTGCCCAGGCGAATATACTCATTGCAAGCCTCGCAAGTGATGGTAATTCCCGGCGGCACCGGCAGGCCGATGTTGGTCATCTCGGCTAGGTTGGCTCCCTTGCCTCCTAGGAGCTGCTTCATATCAGCTCGGCCTTCGGAGAACAAATAGATGTACTTTTTACCTGCCATCTTTTTCCCCCCGATAATAGATTTCCAGTATTTTAACGGCCGTATCTTCTACAGCCTTATTAGTAACATCGATGACGGGGCAGCCCAACTGCTCCATAACCTTCTGAGCGTAGGCCAGCTCGTGCTGAATGCGCTCCATAGTGGCGTAATCGGCGCGGGCCGGAAGCCCCATGGTTTTCAGGCGCTCCTGCCTGATCTGGTATAGGTGCTCCGGGTGAATGGTCAGACCTATGATTTTCCCCCGGGGAAGGGATAGAAGTTCCTCTGGCAGGGGTACCTCGGGCACCAGGGCCAGGTTGGCCGCGCGTAACCGCTTTAAGGCCAGATACATACATACGGGCGTTTTGGACGTCCGGGAAACGCCTATGAGGACGATGTCCGCGTAGAGGAGGCCCCGAGGATCCTTGCCGTTGTCGTATTTCACGGCAAAATCGATGGCCTCCATTTTCCGGAAGTAATCTTCATCTAGGCGCCGTATAAGCCCGGGTTCCAGGCGCGGTGATCGGCCGGTAAGGCTTGCCATGGCCTCGAGCATGGGCCCTAAAAGGTCAACCGCACCTATGCCGTGGTCCCTGGCAAGTTGCAGTAGCCTATCTTTCAGCTCAGGCAGAACGAGGGTAAAAGCTATGATTCCCTTTTCCTGGGCTGCTTCGGCCACGATCTCCTCTAGGTGCTCGGGTTCGGTAACATAGGGTATACGCCGGATGTCAACATCCCCGCCGTCAAACTGGCTGGCGGCGGCCCGAACAACCTGTTCGGCAGTTTCCCCCAGGGAATCGGAAATAATATAAACTACTCCGATGGTCGAACCCTCCCTTCTACCTGCCGGCCGTGCCCAATTCCACAAACAACCTGGCAATGGTGGTCTTGGTGATGCGGCCGACGACTTCCAGCTTGTTGCCCGAAGGGCCCACCGGCCGTACCACCGGCAGGGCATCCACCTCGTGCTCGATAATCTTCCTGGCGGCGTGCAGGATGCTCTCGTCCGGCGTCGTACAGACTATATTGGGCATGCGGGTCATTACCACCGAGACGGGCATCTGCTGCAGGTTAGCCGTGCCGCCGATGGCCGCCTTAAGGAGGTCCTTCCGCGACACCACACCTTCTAGGTGGCCTTCACCGTCGACCACCATTAAAGTGCCGACATCTTCGATAAATAGGGCTACGATGGCATCGTAAACCGAGGCGTCTCGTCGGATTACCTTGGGCAGGCCCTTGACATCTCCTACCTTAATTTTTTTTATCTCATCCGCTATCAGGGCTTGTACCGAACCACCGTGATAAAAATACCCCACCCGGGGACGAGCTTCCAAGATCCCCGACATGGTTAAGATGGCCAGGTCGGGGCGTAGAGCGGCTCTGGTTAGATTCAACATGGCAGCGATCTGTTGGCTCGTGATGGGACCATGGCGCTTCACGATCTCCACTATTTTCTCTTGCCGCGGCGTAAGCTGCACGGCTTCACCACCCTTAACAGCCGCCAGCGACCGTTGTATACATTATTACGTATACAACATTACCAGCCTTTTTCCTGCTGCTGCAAAAATTTTTTCCTAGTCAGGAAGCAGGCGGGAAAAATCGGCCACCTGCAAGACAAGACGGGTTATTCTCTGGAGCAGGGCCAGCCTATTGCGCCTAAGCCAAGGGTCCGGAGCCATGACCAGAACACGGTCGAAGAAGTTATCGATGGGCCCCCGGAGGTCGGCCATTCTTTCTAGGGCGCCCAGATAGTTCCCCTGGGCCAGGTAAGGCCGGCACTCCCCTTCGGCAGCCGCAAGGGAGTGGTAGAGTCGGCGTTCGGCCTCCTCCTCCAGCCGGCCCGGCTCCACCTCGTACTCTTCCTGCGCCTGACGGGCCAGGTTAAAAGCCCTGGTGAAGGCCGTAAGCAGGGCGGGGAAACCTTCCGTCCGGCGGAATGCCTCCAGATCCCGGGCCCGGTGATAAGCACCGGCCAGATCGTCCCAGCCCACCGCCAGTACCGCCTCCGCCACATCATAGCGTATGCCCTTTTCTTCAAGGATATGCTCCAGCCTTCCCCGCAAGAAGCCCTGAAGTTCCTCCGCGGTCTGGCCTAAAGGCTGGGGCAGGCGGATGCTGGCTGCCGTATAGGTGTCGTAAGCCTGGGCTATAGCTTCAGCTAAGGAAAAGTGCAGGCCCAATTCTACCGCCGTGGCCGCCAGGCCCCAGGCGCACCGGCGCAGTCCAAAGGGGTCTTGGGAGCCGCTAGGGATGAGGCCGACGGCAAAGCATCCCACGAGGGTATCCAGCCGGTCGGCCAATCCGACCACCATGCCCGCCAGGGAGTCCGGCAGGCGGTCGCCGGCAAAGCGGGGCCAGTAATGCTGGCGGATCCCGCGACAAACTTCCTCGTCTTCACCGTCGGCTGCCGCATAGTAGGAACCCATAATTCCCTGGAGCTCGGGGAACTCATAGACCATGTTGGTGGCCAGGTCGGCCTTGGCCAGTTCGGCCGTTCTTTCCACCGTAGGCCACAGGCCTTCCGGCAGATCCAGGGTGCAGGCTAAATATACCGCCAGTTTCTTTAAACGCTCCACCTTGTCCAGCATGGTACCCAGGTTTTCCTGAAAGAGAACGTGGGCCAGCTTTTCCACCTTGCTCGCCAGTGGTGTCTTGCGATCCTCCTCGTAAAAGAAGGAAGCGTCGGCCAGACGGGCTTTCAGCACTTTTTCATATCCCGCCCGTATCTTGTCGGTATGCTCCCCGGTGCCGTTATGTACGGCGATGAAAAGGGGCAATAACTTCTCGCCGCGACCATCCCAAACGGGAAAATAGCGCTGGTGCTCGCGCATGGGGGTGGTCACCACTTCCGGGGGCAGCTTCAGGTACTCCTCCGCAAGGCGACCGCACACGGCCGTGGGATATTCGACTAGAAAGGTAATTTCCTCGAGGAGCTCGGGATCGTCCTTAACCCTTCCGCCCTCCCGGTGGGCCAGGTTTTCTACCTGCTCCCATATGAGCCGCCGTCGCAGCCGGTGGTCGACGATGACGTAGTTCTCCTCTAAAACTTTAAAATAGGCCTCCGGCGCAGTCACTAAATGGGGGCCAGGAGCCAGAAACCGGTGACCGTATGTCAGCCGGTCCGCCTTCAGGCCCTCCAGATTGAGGGGAACTACGTCGGGACCGAATAAAGCCAGGAGCCAACGGATGGGCCGGATAAACTTGAGCTCCAGGTCTCCCCAGCGCATCGGCCGGGGAAAACTCAAGCCTTGGATCATTTTTATCAATATACCGGGCAGAGCCTCCAAGGCGGGGCGGCCGGCCTCCTTTTTGAGGGCAAAGACATACTCCCCGCCGGGTAAGGTCCTGGTTACCAGTTCCTCCACCGCCACGCCCTGGTTCTGGGCAAACCCGAGGGCAGCCCTGGTAGGCTGGCCATCGGCCGTAAAGGCCGCCCTTACGGGAGGGCCCTTAATTTCGCGGATCAGTTCTTCCTGGGTTTCCGCCAGGCCGCTAACATAGAGGACCAGGCGGCGCGGCGTTCCGTACACCGCCACATCTTGATAGGTCAACCGTTCTTCTTTGAACAGCCGGCCCGCCAGGTCTCCCAGTTGCGTCAGCACCGAGGGCAGAACCCGGGCCGGCATTTCCTCGGTACCGATCTCCAGCAGCAGGTCTCGCCTCAACCTGTTACCCCCCCTTAACGTCAAAACTGTCCTTTGTATCCTCGGCGGCAGCCCAACCTGGGGCGCCCTCCGGAATCCCCCCTTGGGGGAAGGCCTTGAGGAGGGGATAACCGAGCCTCTCCCGCTGCTCCAAGTAAGCCGTAGCGCAGAGTCGGGCCAGGTGGCGTACCCTGGCTATGTACGCCGTTCTTTCGGTTACACTGATGGCCCCGCGCGCATCCAGCAGATTAAAGGTGTGGGAACACTTCAGGACGTAATCATAGGCCGGCTGCACCAACCCCTGTTCGATAATGCGCTTGGCTTCGGCCTCGTAAACGTTAAAGAGGGAGAAGAGCATGCCGGTGTCCGCAGCAGTAAAATTGTAATGGGAATAATCTACCTCTGCCTGGTGGTGGATGTGGCCGTAGGTCACCCCATCTACCCACTCTATATCATAAACGCTGTCCACCTGCTGGATGTACATGGCCAGCCGTTCGAGACCGTAGGTAATCTCCGCGCTCACCGGCCGCAGATCATAGCCGCCGCACTGCTGGAAGTAAGTGAACTGGGTTATCTCCATTCCGTCCAGCCACACCTCCCAGCCCAAACCCCAGGCTCCCAGGGTGGGGGATTCCCAGTTGTCTTCTACAAACCGAATATCATGCTCCAGGGGATTAATGCCGAGGTGTTCCAGGCTCCGAAGGTAGATATCCTGCACTTCGGGAGGTGAGGGCTTTAAAATAACTTGGAACTGGTAATAATGCTGCAGGCGGTTGGGGTTTTGGCCGTAGCGGCCATCGGTAGGACGACGAGAGGGCTCCACGTAGGCCACTCGCCATGGTTCAGGGCCCAGGACCCTAAGGAAAGTCGCCGGGTGCATGGTCCCCGCACCCTTTTCCAGGTCGTAAGGCTGTTGGATAACACAACCATAATCCGCCCAGAAATTCTGAAGGGCAAGGATGAGCTGTTGAAAATTCACGTGAACAGGCACTCCCCCACGTATCTAGGTTATGCAGGACCTCTTTGCGCACAAGTCTTTTGGTGGCCTGCTATCTTGATCTTGCTACACAAAAAACCCGCCCCACCACGGGACGGGAGCTCAGTCCTCCTTGAAAAATAATTTACCAGAGGAGGGGGGGCTTGTCAACTCGCATCCCCAGAGCTTAGGCCGGGCGTCATTGAGCTCCCGCTCCCTCCATGAGCCCCGCTGACCAGACCAGCGCTCACCTTGCCTACCCGGCCGGGTTTCCGGTTCATGGGGCTTCCGTGCCTGACAGCCGCAGCCTCTCTAAGGCTCCGGCGCCGCCTCCGTACTCCCCTTCGCCAGGCCCCTGCCCTTCCCCTTGCCTCCACTCCCTCGTCGGTGAGCTAAGTGACGCTTTTAAAGGCGGCAAAGACTCAGGCCCCGTTGCCTCCGTCTTTCTCCCGTAAGTCTAAGGAATGTTCTTCCACCTGGCCGCCGGGACGTTCGATTTCCAGGGTGTAGCGATTGAAAAGGGCCGCCACACTGCTAATCCCGGCCAGGATGGCCAGCTCGGTGCTGGCCAGCACCCCCAGGACGCCCAAAGCTCCGGCCGTAGCCGGTATTTCGGCCACAGTTTTCCCGTCTTTTTTGATCTTGATTTTGGTCACCTTGCCCTTGTGGAGGATCTCCTTAATGCGGGTCAGAAGTCTTTCCCCCCACGTCTCTAAGGCGTGGACCGTTTCCTCCTTTTTACCTTCCTCCAGCCGGATAAGGGCTTCAATAACGTCCCCCCCGGCTTCGTCCAGGGCTTGTTTGGCTTCCCGGGAAGACAGCCCTACCCGCTTGCGCAGGATGTCAATTTTTTCGAGTTCCGTACTCATATGCATCCTCCCTAATTTGCTCCATTAAAATACGGGATTTGAGCCTTCTGTCTAAATAGTATTCCAAATAAGCAGGCAGAATTTCCGCCAGCTCCCTCTGACACCGGGGAGACAATTTCAGGCGGCTGAGGTGGGAGCCGCCCATGGACGCCAGATTACGCCAAACGGCCAGGGCCTCCCGGGATACGCGATACTGCGCCCCATACTGCCGGCTGCAGCGGCTGCAAAGGGCGCCCCCGGCCGCAGGGGCAAAGGGTATAAGCCCCTCTTCCAGGGGGGCCCCGCAAGCGGCGCAGAGATTGACCCGCGGGGCAAATCCCAGCACGCTTATGGCGCGAGCTTCAAAGGCCCGGGCTACCAAGTGAGGATTTTCCCGGACCAAAAGGCCAAGACTCCGGCGCAACAAGCCGAACATCTCCGGACTGGCCTGACCGGCCGGCACTGAAACGTCTGCTATCTCGGCTAAGTAGCAGGCGGTCAACAACCTTTCGAGGTCTGCCCTTAAGGGAGCAAAGAAGTCTTCTACCTGGCATTGGGTTACCGTAGCCATGCTCCGGCCGTCATAAAGCAGGAAACGAGCCAGGCAGAGTCGCTGGGTGCCGCTCCTCAGGTTGCTGTGGGCCTTGCGCACCCCCTTGGCAATGGCGGTAATTTTTCCCCGGTTGGGGGTTAAAATATGCAAAATGCGATCTGCTTCCCGGAAATCCTGGGTGGAAAGCACAATACCCTGTACTTGATAAAGGCCTGCCACTGCCTTTTAACCTGCCCGTTATATTTTCTTCAGTACTTTAGCCCGTTATTTCGCCTATTACCGAATTTTGCGCTCCCCCATCCCCTGGGTGGGCCTCATTATCCTGTAGCCCTGCCTCCAACTCATATCTTTCCTGTTGTTTATAGAGCAAATAAATGTGGACGTGTCCCGTAGCCGCAAAAAGCTGCCAAAGAGCTTCGCTGGGTTTCACACGTCTTCCCCTCCTGAAAGGGACCTGCCTAACCTATATCCTTGCCCAAATCGAACAGCCTATACTAGTCCCCTTTTGCCAGCACGTAGCCCAGCTGCTTTAAGGCCGTTTCCTGCTTTCGCCAGTTCTTTTTGACCTTTACCCGCAGATCCAGGTACATTTTATTGCCCAAAAGACCTTCCAGTTCCCGGCGGGCGAGGGTTCCGATTTCCTTCAGCATGCGACCTCCTTTCCCGATAAGGATGCCCTTCTGGGAATCCCTTTCCACATAAACGGTGGCTGCCACGTATAACATATTATTGGGGCGGGGCGCTACCTCCTCTACCACCACGGCTACCGCGTGGGGTACCTCTTCCTCGGTTAAAAGCAGGATCTTTTCCCGGATGAGCTCCGCTATGAGCAGATTCTCCGGCTGGTCCGTCACCTGATCGGGCGGGTAATACTGGGGTCCCGGCGGCAGGTGCCGGATTATCAGGGGGGGCAGCAGGTCCACGTTGAGGCCCTGCAGGGCGGAAACAGCCACCGCCTCAGCCGGTTGAAAGCGAGAATAAAAAAACCCTTTTGTCTTATCCAGTTGCCGGCCATTAATTAAATCTATTTTGTTAAAGACCAGGACCACCGGGGTGGCTATTTCCTTAAGAAAACCCAGGATATATTCTTCCCCTGCGCCGGGTTCCACCGAAACATCTACTACGTAAACAACCACGTCCACTTCTTTGAGAGTCTGGCGGGCTAAGGAAACCATATATTCGCCCAGGCGATGGTGGGGTTTATGTATTCCCGGCGTATCCAAAAACACGATCTGGGCGTCTTGAGCGGTATAAACTCCCAGAATCCTATTGCGGGTGGTCTGGGGTTTATCCGAGATGATGGCCACTTTCTGGCCTACCAGTGCGTTAAGCAAGGTAGATTTGCCCGCGTTGGGCCGCCCGATAAGGCCGGCGAAACCCGAACGGTGATCCTTGACTTCCGCCATACGTTACTACTCCTTAAAGGACGAAGGCCTTCGGCAAAAGATCCTTTAGCCGTTCCTTAAGCATCCTTCCCTCGGGCAGGCCGGTTATAATCTCCAGGTCAGGGGCAAATTCCGCCAGCACCTGGAGGCAGGCACCGCAGGGAAAGGTAAAGGGCCTGTCGCCCCCTACTACCGCCAGGGCGACAAATTCGCGTTCCCCCTCGGAAACCGCCTTCCAGAGGGCTACCCTTTCGGCACAAACCGTAAGGCCATAGGAAGCATTCTCGATGTTAACGCCTGTATAAACCCTGCCCGAGGACGTCAATAAAGCGGCTCCCACCGGAAAACGAGAGTAAGGTGCGTAGGCCCTTTCCCTGGCTCCTGCGGCAGCTCTTATCAGTGCCTCTCCGTCATAGGTCTTATCCATAAATCTATTATACCTCTTTCGGGGGAAATTTTAATAATTATAAGAGCAGGAATCCGGCGAGAAGCGTATAATTTGTATATACAAATTGCCGTGGAATCGGGAGTCTGGAAAGTGTTACGCACTTATCCCCTTACACCTCTGGTGGGCGTAGGAGCCATCGTTGTACACGGTGAAGCCCTGCTCCTGGTAAAGCGAGGAAGGCCGCCGGCCAAGGGCGCCTGGAGCATACCCGGAGGCAAGGTGGAAACCGGGGAAACCTTAACCCAGGCCCTCCGGAGGGAAGTTGAAGAAGAATGCGGCCTCACCATAAGAATAGGGCCCCCCGTAGCAGTCCTAGACAGCATTTATACCGATGACCAGGGCCGGGTCAAATACCACTATGTTCTGGTGGATTTCTGGGCCGAATACGTCTCAGGTGAACTCTCCCCCGCGTCAGATGTGATGGAAGCCCGCTGGGTCCCCCTAAAGGAAGTGGGTAACCATGAACTCACCGTCGGCACCCTGGAACTGCTGAGGGAACTCGGCCTCTTCGCCGACCCGCCCCACCTCAGGCCTTCCGGGCTGCTTTACCGGACCCTCCGGGGGAGAACTCCCTGAGAAGCCCCTTGGTCCTTTGTGCCCGCCGGGGCTTGCCGGACCGAGGTAATCCTCCGGCGGAAAACGGCGATCCGCAACTAGCTGGCCCCCAACGGGGCGCCTCAGAGAGAGCAACCGCCCAGGAGAAGTGAGGCTTTAAAGCATTTCTCATCCAGTATGTCCTTTAGACTTTAAAGGAGTTTAGGTAAAAAAATCAGCATCCCCACTATGACCGCCCCCAGGGCCGTCACCAGGACGGCTCCGGCGGCCACATCCTTGGCCACCCGGGCCAGGGGGTGATACTGGGGACTGTACAGATTAACCGCCGCCTCCAGGGCCGTGTTGAACATTTCGGCCGCCAGTACCAGGGTAATGGTTAAAACGAGGGCCACCCATTCCCAATCCCTTACCTTAAGGTAATACGCCAGCGCCAAAGCCCCGGCAGCCGCGCTCAAATGAATGGCCATATTCGACTGGGTTCGTAGGGCAAAGAGGAGTCCCGTAAAGGCGGCGCGGAATTTCTTACCCACGCACCAGCCCCACCTTGCCTAAAATCTCTTCCTGTCGGCGGAACATGATCTCTTCCCTCTCCGGTGTATCGTGGTCATAGCCCAGCAAGTGCAAAAAGCCGTGGAGGGCCAGAAAGCCCACTTCCCTTTCCAGGGAATGCCCGTAGGCGGCCGCCTGGCGTGCGGCCGTTTCCAGGGAAATAAGAATATCCCCCAGGAGCAGCTCTCCTTCTTCCCCCTTAATCGGCGGTTCTACTTCCTCTTCGTCCTGGAGAGGAAAGGAAAGGACGTCCGTAGGGGCATCCACCCCGCGGTACATGCGGTTTAAACGCCTGATTTCCGCATCATCTACCAGGGTAACGCTCACCTCGGCCCCTTCCGGCACCCCCTCCTGCCTGGCTGCCTCCTGAAGAAGGTTCCTGAGGGCTTTTTCCAGGGCAGGTTCCAGGGCCTTATCCAGCTGATTGTTTATGAAGCATTCCATTTCGGGCCTTTCTCCTTTCCATTTCCCGCAACACCGCCTCCGGGTATTCCACCCGGGAGTGGAAAATACCGTTAAGAACCCGGACAAAGGCATCGCCTATGGTGGCCAGTTCTTTGAAGGTCAGGTTGCTGTTCTCCAGTTGACCATCTTCCAACTTCTCTTTAATTATTTTGCGCACAAAACCTTCCATGCGGCCCGGGGTGAGCTTGGGCAAGGAGCGTATTCCGGCCTCTACACTGTCGGCGAGCATGACGATGGCCGCTTCCTTGCTCTGGGGCTTGGGCGCGTCATAGCGATAATCCTCCTCGTCTACGTCGTGGCCGTGGCTTCTTTCACAGGCCTTGTGATAGAAGAAGGACATTAGAGTGGTGCCATGATGCTGGGCGATAATATCCTGCACTACCTCCGGCAGACCGAATTCCCGGGCCAGGTCCAGGCCGTCCTTGACATGGCAGGAGATAATCAAAGTGCTCAAGGAAGGAGATAACTTGTCATGGGGATTCTCCGCGCCCACTTGATTCTCGATAAAAAAGTAGGGCCTCTTGAGTTTACCGATGTCGTGATAGTAAGCCCCCACCCTGGCCAGAAGGGAATCCGCTCCTACTGCGTCGGCAGCGGCTTCGGCCAGGTTTCCCACCAGAATACTGTGATGGTAAGTCCCCGGCGCCTCCAGGAGCAGGCGCTTTAAGAGGGGATGGTTCGGATTGGAGAGCTCCAGGAGTTTTACCGACGTGGTAATGCCAAAGGTGTTCTCCAGGAAGGGCAGGAAGCCAATGGTCAGGACCGTGGCCAGGATGCCGTTGGCCATGGCCAAACCTACCCCTACACTCAACTGAAATAAGGAATAGTTATAGAGGAAACCCAGGGCCACCACGGCCAGCATATTGGCCAGGGTCAGATAAAGGCTGGAGCGGGCCAGGCTGGACCGCTGATCCAGGTGGGAAACACAGTAAATACCCGTCAGCCCGCTGATTACGCCGGTCACCGCAAAGGGGAAGTAATTGCCGCTGATGATACCGGTTTCCAGGGCCAAGAACAAGGTAAAGACCACCGCCACCTGAGCTTCCAGCAGAATAGCCGCCAGCATAGACCCGGCCGCCACGGGGATAAGATATCCAACCAGGCGGGTAACTTCGGCACTGCTGCCCAGGCTTATGGCCATTACTCCCCGGGCAAAGAGGAGGAAAATCAACCATAACAAGCCCAGCAAAAGGAGTAGGCGGTCACTGGAG of the Thermanaeromonas sp. C210 genome contains:
- a CDS encoding NUDIX hydrolase gives rise to the protein MLRTYPLTPLVGVGAIVVHGEALLLVKRGRPPAKGAWSIPGGKVETGETLTQALRREVEEECGLTIRIGPPVAVLDSIYTDDQGRVKYHYVLVDFWAEYVSGELSPASDVMEARWVPLKEVGNHELTVGTLELLRELGLFADPPHLRPSGLLYRTLRGRTP
- a CDS encoding diacylglycerol kinase family protein, whose translation is MGKKFRAAFTGLLFALRTQSNMAIHLSAAAGALALAYYLKVRDWEWVALVLTITLVLAAEMFNTALEAAVNLYSPQYHPLARVAKDVAAGAVLVTALGAVIVGMLIFLPKLL
- the ybeY gene encoding rRNA maturation RNase YbeY, which produces MECFINNQLDKALEPALEKALRNLLQEAARQEGVPEGAEVSVTLVDDAEIRRLNRMYRGVDAPTDVLSFPLQDEEEVEPPIKGEEGELLLGDILISLETAARQAAAYGHSLEREVGFLALHGFLHLLGYDHDTPEREEIMFRRQEEILGKVGLVRG
- a CDS encoding HD family phosphohydrolase → MAWQWPISQLRSLWARAEQKTVVRRTLWGGVLFFLALTIMAVDFWPRRIDLKVGQPSPRDFKAPQGIVYESDVLTARAREEAARNVEPIYKVDNTVVETISQQVKEIFGTLKQVNSQNTDTGEGAAKLQAALPSFKLSPSTVQALVTADAAELNHLEERILQIIRRNMEGAISQEAVESTRQKIMAEVENLEAAEEYKPFLVALVQNLELKPNLVYDVAATLQRQERARAEVAPVQVTIRQGEKIVGDGEIVDEEDIEALQKLGLLRPEAPWTALLGLVLLQGILVFLVLFYLRSFKKQVYSSDRLLLLLGLLWLIFLLFARGVMAISLGSSAEVTRLVGYLIPVAAGSMLAAILLEAQVAVVFTLFLALETGIISGNYFPFAVTGVISGLTGIYCVSHLDQRSSLARSSLYLTLANMLAVVALGFLYNYSLFQLSVGVGLAMANGILATVLTIGFLPFLENTFGITTSVKLLELSNPNHPLLKRLLLEAPGTYHHSILVGNLAEAAADAVGADSLLARVGAYYHDIGKLKRPYFFIENQVGAENPHDKLSPSLSTLIISCHVKDGLDLAREFGLPEVVQDIIAQHHGTTLMSFFYHKACERSHGHDVDEEDYRYDAPKPQSKEAAIVMLADSVEAGIRSLPKLTPGRMEGFVRKIIKEKLEDGQLENSNLTFKELATIGDAFVRVLNGIFHSRVEYPEAVLREMERRKARNGMLHKQSAG